The Streptomyces sp. NBC_00510 genomic interval TGGCCGAGAAGATGCTCGCGGAGCTCGGCCCGGACGCGTGGTCCGGCTGCGCCGACTCCTCCGGGCTCACCGACGCCCTCGACGACCTGCTGCACGGCGGCCGGGACCAGGACGGTCAGGGAACGGGCGACTCCACCGGCTCCGGCGACCAGGACACCGACGGGGACGGCGCCACCTCCGGCGACGACAGCACGGGCACCACCTCGCCGGGCACCGACGAGGACACCACCGCCACCCCGGACGCCGACGCGACCGAGGGCCCCGGCGTCTCCGCGACCCCCTCCGCCGACGACAAGGGCGAGGGCAAGGGCACCGGCAAGCACCGCAAGCCGGAGGCCGGAACCGCCACCGACGGCACCGCCACCGGGAACACCGCGGGTTCGACCGGTACCCCGAACGGCGACCCCGCCGGCCTGCCGGCCCACTTCGTGGAGGGGGAGGCCGCCTGGGGCGTCGTCCCGCTCACCACCGACACGCGCGCGGAGACCAAGAAGGCCGACACCGGCCGGGACAGCGGCACCAGCGCCAAGACCACCACCGGCAGCCGCTACCTGGTGCAGGAGGGCGACTCGCTCTGCGAGATCGCCATGGAGCAGCACGTCGGCGGCGGCTGGCGCGGCCTGTACGACGCGAACCGCGACGTCATCGGCGACGACCCGAACGTGATCAGCCCCGGCTCGTACCTGGACCTCGGCCGCTGAGTCCCCCGTGCGCCGCCGGGCCGGGAGTCCACCCCCGCCCGGCGGACACCGGCTGACATCGGGCTGAACTTTCTCCTCCGTTCCGCGCACGGGCGCGTCCATCCCCCGAGCGTGCCCGGCCGGGGCTTTTCGGGTCGGTTAGGCTCATGCCGAAACGAAGAGACATCCAGAAGGAGACCCACGTGCCGTCCATCGACGTCGTCGTAGCCCGGGAAATCCTCGACTCGCGAGGCAACCCCACCGTCGAGGTCGAGGTCGGCCTCGACGACGGCAGCACGGGCCGTGCAGCCGTCCCCTCCGGTGCGTCCACCGGTGCGTTCGAGGCCCTCGAGCTCCGCGACGGTGACAAGAGCCGTTACCAGGGCAAGGGCGTGGAGAAGGCCGTGCTGGCCGTCATCGAGCAGATCGGCCCGGAGCTGGTCGGCTACGACGCGACCGAGCAGCGGCTGATCGACCAGGCGATGTTCGACCTGGACGCCACCCCGGACAAGTCCTCGCTGGGCGCCAACGCCATCCTCGGCGTCTCGCTGGCCGTGGCCCACGCCGCCTCCGAGGCCTCCGACCTGCCGCTCTTCCGCTACCTGGGCGGCCCGAACGCCCACGTGCTGCCGGTCCCGATGATGAACATCCTGAACGGCGGCTCGCACGCCGACTCCAACGTGGACATCCAGGAGTTCATGATCGCACCCGTGGGCGCGGAGTCCTTCTCCGAGGCCCTGCGCTGGGGCGCCGAGGTCTACCACACCCTCAAGGGGGTCCTGAAGGAGCGCGGCCTGTCCACCGGCCTCGGCGACGAGGGCGGCTTCGCGCCGAACCTGCCGAGCAACCGCGACGCCCTCGACCTGATCGTCGAGGCCATCAAGAAGGCCGGCTACCAGCCCGGCCAGGACATCGCGCTCGCGCTCGACGTGGCCGCCTCCGAGTTCTACAAGGACGGCAGCTACTCCTTCGAGGGCAAGTCCCTGTCGGCGGCCGAGATGACCGCGTACTACGCCGAGCTGGTGGCGGCGTACCCGCTGGTCTCCATCGAGGACCCGCTGAACGAGGAGGACTGGGACGGCTGGAAGACCATCACCGAGGAGCTCGGTGACAAGGTCCAGCTGGTCGGCGACGACCTGTTCGTCACCAACCCCGAGCGTCTGCAGCGCGGCATCGACAGCGACACCGCCAACGCGCTCCTGGTCAAGGTCAACCAGATCGGCTCGCTGACCGAGACCCTCGACGCGGTCGAGCTGGCCCAGCGCAACGGCTACAAGTGCATGATGTCGCACCGCTCCGGCGAGACCGAGGACGTCACCATCGCCGACCTCGCCGTCGCCACCAACTGCGGCCAGATCAAGACCGGCGCCCCCGCGCGCAGCGAGCGCGTCGCCAAGTACAACCAGCTGCTGCGCATCGAGGAGATCCTCGACGACGCCGCGGTGTACGCCGGCCGCTCCGCGTTCCCCCGCTTCAAGGGCTGACCTCGTCCGGTGCCGCCCGCCGCGTCCGCGGCGGGCGGCACCGTGCGCCAGCAAGGGCCACCCGAACCCACCGGAGGTGCACGTGCCGGATCGCTTCTCCACCGCGACACGCATCCGTGCCCTCGGGGCACAGGCGCAGGCCCGCGTCTATCGCGCGGCCGGCCGCCCGCGGCCCGCGCTGCCCCGTGGCCGCAACCGGCTGACCGGCCGGGCCGCGCTGCTGGCGCTGGTCGTCTGCGCCCTGGTCGTCGCCCTCGCCTACCCCATGCGTCAGTACGTGGCGCAGCGCTCGCAGATCGCCGACCAGCGCAAGCAGGCCGAGCAGGCACGCAAGCGGGTGGACGAGCTGCGGGAGGAGAAGGCCCGCTGGCAGGACCCGGAGTACGTCAAGGCGCAGGCCCGGGCCCGGCTGCACTACGTACTGCCGGGCGAGACGGCGTATACGGTGGTGGAGCCCACCGGGGCCGCGGCTCCCGAGGACTCCGGCGCCCGCCGCAGCGACAGCGCGGCCCGCCGCCCCTGGTACGCGAACCTGTGGGACGGCGTCGACCACGCGGACGCCGCCGCCACCGCAGCACATCGTTGACGCAAGCCCCTGAGAGAGACACGCCCAGGCATGGAAAAGCCCCCGCCGCAGACCGAGCACGCCCCGCCCACCGAGGCGGACATCGCCGCCTTCAAGGAGCAGCTCGGCCGCCCGCCGCGCGGCCTGCGGGCCATCGCGCACCGCTGCCCCTGCGGCAACCCCGACGTGGTGGAGACGGCGCCGCGCCTGGAGGACGGGACGCCGTTCCCGACGCTGTACTACCTGACCTGCCCGCGCGCCGCCTCGGCGATCGGCACCCTCGAGGCCGAGGGCGTCATGAAGGAGATGACGGCCCGCCTCGCGCAGGACGAGGAGCTGGCCGCCGCCTACCGCGCCGCGCACGAGGACTACGTCGCCCGCCGGGACGCCATCGAGGTCCTGCAGGGCTTCCCCAGCGCCGGCGGCATGCCGGACCGGGTGAAGTGCCTGCACGTCCTGGTGGGCCACTCCCTCGCGGCCGGCCCCGGGGTGAACCCGCTGGGCGACGAGACGATCGCGATGCTGCCCGAGTGGTGGCGCAAGGGCCCGTGCGTGAGCCCGTGCGGCGCCGCCGGGCAGGAGGAGGGCGAGGACCGGTGACCCGGGTGGCAGCCATCGACTGCGGTACCAACTCCATCCGCCTGCTCGTCGCGGACGCGGACCCCGCGACCGGTGAGATCAAGGACCTGGACCGCCGGATGACCATCGTCCGGCTCGGCCAGGACGTGGACCGCACCGGCCGGCTCGCCCCCGAGGCCCTGGAGCGCACCTTCGCGGCCTGCCGCGAGTACGCGGGCGTGATCGAGGAACTGGGGGCGCGCAAGGTCCGTTTCGTGGCCACCTCCGCCTCCCGTGACGCCTCCAACCGGGACGACTTCGTGCGCGGGGTGGTGGACATCCTCGGCGTGGAGCCCGAGGTGATCACCGGCGACCAGGAGGCGGAGTTCTCCTTCACCGGCGCCACCGCGGAGCTGGCCGGACGTACGGACCTGGAACGGCCCTTCCTGGTCGTGGACATCGGCGGCGGCTCCACCGAGTTCGTCGTCGGCGACCGCCACGTCACGGCCGCGCGTTCGGTCGACGTCGGCTGCGTGCGGATGACCGAGCGTCACCTGGTCCGCGACGGCGTGGTCACCGACCCGCCCACCGCCGCGCAGATCGCCGCCATGACGCGGGACATCGACGCCGCCCTCGACCTCGCCGAACGGACCGTCCCGCTGCGCGAGGCCCGCACCCTCGTCGGCCTGGCCGGGTCCGTCACCACGGTCGCCGCGATCGCGCTGGACCTGCCCGAGTACGACTGGGCCGCCATCCACCACTCCCGCGTCCCGGTCGGGACGGTGCGGGAGATCAGCGCGCGCCTGCTGGCCGCCACGCACGCCGAACGCGCCGCGATCCCGGTGATGCACCCGGGACGGGTCGACGTGATCGGCGCGGGTGCCCTGGTACTGCTGCGGATCATGGAGCGTACGGGTGCCCGGGAGGTCGTGGTCTCCGAACACGACATCCTCGACGGGATCGCCTGGAGCATCGCCTGAGCAGGGCCTTTTCCAACTGAGCGGGCCTTGGGGGCGGGCGTGACACGCCCGCCCCACAAAGTTCGTGAATTTCTTCACATGAAAGTTCCCGCCGGACGGCCCAACTTTCCGGGACCGGGACCCCGCGAACCCTCCAAAACCCTTGGTGCGCCCGTGTTTCGGCGGTGTTGCGGGACGGTGGCGGGGTGCCCCCGGATGCCGATCGCCGCTGGTCGGACGGGGCGCTCAACGCCCGCGCCGCCCACCGGGTTCCCCCTGGGCGCTGTGGCCCTGGTCACGAAGCGGCGCAGTGTAGCAGAGGGCACCGCAAACCTTGTGAAGGGGCTCACGAGGTACCCCCTGGGGCGTGGTGAATACTCGAAGCATGAGCACCACGGAGCGTCCCAGGATCCTCGTAGTAGGCGGAGGGTACGTCGGCCTGTACGCGGCGCGGCGCATCCTCAAGAAGATGCGTTACGCGGAAGCGACGGTGACCGTCGTCGACCCGCGCTCGTACATGACGTACCAGCCGTTCCTGCCGGAGGCCGCCGCCGGCAGCATCTCCCCCCGCCACGTCGTGGTGCCGCTGCGCCGCGTGCTCCCCAAGGCGGAGGTCCTCACCGGCCGGGTCACCACCATCGACCAGGACCGCAAGGTCGCGGTCGTCGAGCCGCTCGTGGGCGAGACCTACGAACTGCCCTTCGACTACCTGGTGGTCGCCCTCGGCGCCGTCTCCCGCACCTTCCCGATCCCCGGCCTCGCCGAGCACGGCATCGGCATGAAGGGCGTCGAGGAGGCCATCGGCCTGCGCAACCACGTGCTGGAGCAGCTCGACAAGGCCGACTCCACCAACGACGAGGACGTCCGCCGCAAGGCGCTCACCTTCGTCTTCGTGGGCGGCGGCTTCGCCGGCGCCGAGACGATCGGCGAGGTCGAGGACATGGCCCGCGACGCGGCCAAGTACTACACCAACGTCAAGCGCGAGGACATGCGCTTCATCCTCGTCGACGCCGCCGACAAGATCCTCCCCGAGGTCGGCCCGGAGCTGGGCACCTGGGGTCTGGAGCACCTGCGCGAGCGTGGCATCGAGGTCTACCTCGGCACCTCCATGAGCTCCTGCGTCGACAAGCACGTGGTGCTCGCCAACGGCCTGGAGGTCGACGCCTCCACCATCGTGTGGACCGCGGGCGTCAAGCCCAACCCGGCGCTCGCCCGGTACGGCCTCCCGCTCGGCCCGCGCGGCCACGTGGACACCGCCCCGACGCTCCAGGTCCAGGGCACCGACTACATCTGGTCCGCCGGTGACAACGCCCAGGTCCCCGACCTGGCCTCCGGTCCCGGCGCCTGGTGCCCGCCGAACGCCCAGCACGCGCTGCGCCAGGCCAAGGTGCTCGGCGACAACGTGGTGTCCGGCATGCGCGGCTTCCCGCAGAAGGAGTACAAGCACGCCAACAAGGGCGCGGTGGCCGGCCTCGGCCTGCACAAGGGTGTCGCCCTGATCCGCTTCGGCAAGCTCAAGCTGAAGTTCAAGGGCCGCCTGGCCTGGTACATGCACCGTGGCTACCACGGCATGGCGGTTCCGACCTTCAACCGCAAGATCCGGGTCCTCGCGGACTGGACGCTGGCGATGTTCCTCAAGCGCGAGGTCGTCTCGCTCGGCGCCATCGAGAACCCGCGCGAGGAGTTCTACGAGGCCGCCAGGCCGGTCCCGGCCGCGGCGGTCCCCGCCGAGGCCGCCAAGGCCAAGGCCTGAGCAGGTAGCAGTCCGGCCGAAGGGCGTCCGCCATCCGTGGGGCGGGCGCCCTTCGCCGTGCCCGTGTCCCTGGCCCCGGGGCACAGGACATGAGATGGGTAGAGGTAAAGAAGCGGTAGTGCGGGAATGTCGGTGTATCCCGCATCCGTTTCCCAGCCCAGTGGACCCGTCTTCATGGAGGCACGGAGGTACCCGCCATGGCCGATGCGGCCGGACGACTGACCGCTCTCGCCGAGCAGGCGCTCGGCGTTCCCCTCCCGCTGCGCATCCGCGCGTGGGACGGCAGCGAGACCGGACCGCCCGACGCCCCGACGCTGGTCGTGCGGCACCGCCGGGCGTTGCGCCGGCTGCTGTGGAAGCCCGGCGAGCTCGGCCTGGTCCGCGCCTGGGTGGCCGGCGAACTCGACGTCGAGGGCGACCTGTACGAGGCGCTGGACCGGCTCTCCGGGCTCGTCTGGGATCGCCCCACCGAGGACGACGGGGCGTCACCGCGCCGTCTGCTCGGTCTCGTGCGCGATCCCGAGACCTACCGGCTGGGCCGGGAGGCCCTCGCCCTCGCCGGACCCGGACTGCCGCCGCCCCCGCCGCCGGAGGAGGTCCGCCGGCGCTCCGGGGTGCTGCACAGCCCGGTCCGCGACCGGCAGGCGATCAGCCATCACTACGACGTCGGCAACGACTTCTACGAGCTGGTGCTCGGCCCGTCCATGGTCTACTCGTGCGCCTACTGGGAGGGGCCCGACGCGACCCTGGAGGACGCCCAGCGGGCCAAGCTGGACCTCATCTGCCGCAAGCTGGAACTGCAGCCCGGGCAACGGCTGCTGGACGTCGGCTGCGGCTGGGGCTCCATGGTGATGCACGCCGCCGAGCACTACGGCGTCCACGCCACCGGCGTCACGCTCTCCACCGAGCAGGCCTCCTCCGCGCGCAAGCGGGTCGCCGACGCCGGCCTCGCCGACCGGATCGACATCCGCGTGCAGGACTACCGGGCGGTCGACGACGGGCCGTACGACGCCATCTCCTCGATCGGCATGGCCGAGCACGTGGGCCGCGAGCGCTACCGGCAGTACGCCGGGGTGCTGTACGGGCTGCTGCGGCCCGGCGGGCGGCTGCTCAACCACCAGATCGGCCGTCGCCCCTGGGCCGACGAGGAGGCCTACCACGTCGACGAGTTCATCGACCGGTACGTC includes:
- the eno gene encoding phosphopyruvate hydratase — encoded protein: MPSIDVVVAREILDSRGNPTVEVEVGLDDGSTGRAAVPSGASTGAFEALELRDGDKSRYQGKGVEKAVLAVIEQIGPELVGYDATEQRLIDQAMFDLDATPDKSSLGANAILGVSLAVAHAASEASDLPLFRYLGGPNAHVLPVPMMNILNGGSHADSNVDIQEFMIAPVGAESFSEALRWGAEVYHTLKGVLKERGLSTGLGDEGGFAPNLPSNRDALDLIVEAIKKAGYQPGQDIALALDVAASEFYKDGSYSFEGKSLSAAEMTAYYAELVAAYPLVSIEDPLNEEDWDGWKTITEELGDKVQLVGDDLFVTNPERLQRGIDSDTANALLVKVNQIGSLTETLDAVELAQRNGYKCMMSHRSGETEDVTIADLAVATNCGQIKTGAPARSERVAKYNQLLRIEEILDDAAVYAGRSAFPRFKG
- a CDS encoding septum formation initiator family protein, producing the protein MPDRFSTATRIRALGAQAQARVYRAAGRPRPALPRGRNRLTGRAALLALVVCALVVALAYPMRQYVAQRSQIADQRKQAEQARKRVDELREEKARWQDPEYVKAQARARLHYVLPGETAYTVVEPTGAAAPEDSGARRSDSAARRPWYANLWDGVDHADAAATAAHR
- a CDS encoding NAD(P)/FAD-dependent oxidoreductase — translated: MSTTERPRILVVGGGYVGLYAARRILKKMRYAEATVTVVDPRSYMTYQPFLPEAAAGSISPRHVVVPLRRVLPKAEVLTGRVTTIDQDRKVAVVEPLVGETYELPFDYLVVALGAVSRTFPIPGLAEHGIGMKGVEEAIGLRNHVLEQLDKADSTNDEDVRRKALTFVFVGGGFAGAETIGEVEDMARDAAKYYTNVKREDMRFILVDAADKILPEVGPELGTWGLEHLRERGIEVYLGTSMSSCVDKHVVLANGLEVDASTIVWTAGVKPNPALARYGLPLGPRGHVDTAPTLQVQGTDYIWSAGDNAQVPDLASGPGAWCPPNAQHALRQAKVLGDNVVSGMRGFPQKEYKHANKGAVAGLGLHKGVALIRFGKLKLKFKGRLAWYMHRGYHGMAVPTFNRKIRVLADWTLAMFLKREVVSLGAIENPREEFYEAARPVPAAAVPAEAAKAKA
- a CDS encoding transglycosylase family protein yields the protein MLKSGNGRHRKPRQAPTAMVAVAATGAGLTLPLFAASGASAADANSTWNAVAMCESGGLWSSNTGNGFFGGLQITEETWEQYGGAQYAERPDLASRNEQISVAEKMLAELGPDAWSGCADSSGLTDALDDLLHGGRDQDGQGTGDSTGSGDQDTDGDGATSGDDSTGTTSPGTDEDTTATPDADATEGPGVSATPSADDKGEGKGTGKHRKPEAGTATDGTATGNTAGSTGTPNGDPAGLPAHFVEGEAAWGVVPLTTDTRAETKKADTGRDSGTSAKTTTGSRYLVQEGDSLCEIAMEQHVGGGWRGLYDANRDVIGDDPNVISPGSYLDLGR
- a CDS encoding DUF501 domain-containing protein codes for the protein MEKPPPQTEHAPPTEADIAAFKEQLGRPPRGLRAIAHRCPCGNPDVVETAPRLEDGTPFPTLYYLTCPRAASAIGTLEAEGVMKEMTARLAQDEELAAAYRAAHEDYVARRDAIEVLQGFPSAGGMPDRVKCLHVLVGHSLAAGPGVNPLGDETIAMLPEWWRKGPCVSPCGAAGQEEGEDR
- a CDS encoding cyclopropane-fatty-acyl-phospholipid synthase family protein; the protein is MADAAGRLTALAEQALGVPLPLRIRAWDGSETGPPDAPTLVVRHRRALRRLLWKPGELGLVRAWVAGELDVEGDLYEALDRLSGLVWDRPTEDDGASPRRLLGLVRDPETYRLGREALALAGPGLPPPPPPEEVRRRSGVLHSPVRDRQAISHHYDVGNDFYELVLGPSMVYSCAYWEGPDATLEDAQRAKLDLICRKLELQPGQRLLDVGCGWGSMVMHAAEHYGVHATGVTLSTEQASSARKRVADAGLADRIDIRVQDYRAVDDGPYDAISSIGMAEHVGRERYRQYAGVLYGLLRPGGRLLNHQIGRRPWADEEAYHVDEFIDRYVFPDGELAPVGSTVSRLEEAGLEVRDVEAIREHYALTLRQWVANLEAHWPEAVRLAGAGRARVWRLYMAASALSFEQNRIGVNQVLAVRPTKDGGSGMPRTRADWLGPGRQD
- a CDS encoding Ppx/GppA family phosphatase, with translation MTRVAAIDCGTNSIRLLVADADPATGEIKDLDRRMTIVRLGQDVDRTGRLAPEALERTFAACREYAGVIEELGARKVRFVATSASRDASNRDDFVRGVVDILGVEPEVITGDQEAEFSFTGATAELAGRTDLERPFLVVDIGGGSTEFVVGDRHVTAARSVDVGCVRMTERHLVRDGVVTDPPTAAQIAAMTRDIDAALDLAERTVPLREARTLVGLAGSVTTVAAIALDLPEYDWAAIHHSRVPVGTVREISARLLAATHAERAAIPVMHPGRVDVIGAGALVLLRIMERTGAREVVVSEHDILDGIAWSIA